GGCTTGGGCTTCATTGAGAGTAATCTTCATGGCTGAGCCCACAGAGAGCTGGCGGAAGCAGTTGGTGCCTGTGTTGGGGTTGCAGCGAGGCTGATgattttcctctctccttgctcCGGCAGAACACGGCCAATGCGGCGCGGGAGCTGGTGATCCAGAGGCTGATCTTCGTGGGGAACGCCTGTAAAAATGAAGAGCAGCGGTTGCTGGAAGAGGTGCACGCGGAGGACGAGCGGGCGCACCAGAGCATCCTCACCCAGCAGGTGCACTGGACTGAGGCTTTGCAGAAGCTGGCTGCCCTCCGAACCTACCTGGTGGACATGATCACCAACCTGGATGACGAGGGCCTGGTGGTGAGTATTGCTCCTTGTACCTGGGGACAGGTCAGTCACCTCAGAAGTGACCAAGACTTTTTATCATGGATATGGTAGGACTTAAATATGGTGTCCAGCAGCTTGCTGCGCTGACAGCAAGGAGGCAGAGTTGGACAGGACCTAAGTTTGCAGGACTAGCTGAAGGAACCTCCTTCACCCGGTCCTGAGAAGCCCCGGTGGTTTCTCGGTGGTTCCTTGGGCATCTCCTCTGCCCGATTCCGCTTTTGCTTGCAGTGAGGTTCAGGACCAGCCAGGCTCAGGTCTCCATCCTCTTGGCTTGAAGCTGCCAGCTCAGGACAGACCTGCTCTTACAGCAGGCAACTGGGCCACCAGTTTTCTAGTGTTCTGTCTACTTTTAATCAAAACGTGACCCTTGGGAGCACCTGCAGTTCTTCTTGAAGGTCTGCCCTGTTGTCTGTCATACCTCTATTTGGGATATTTACTGTGCAAAGCTCGGTTCCTTTTCTGGCTATTGAATTGTCTCTGTTCACCCAAGTGATTCCTCCCATTGTAGACAGGAGCGGGTGGGCGTTGCACCTCCGCTTCCTCGCTCTCAGCCTCTGCTTGCGTGAAGAggggggcagcagctctgcttgggAAATGGAACTGATCCCATGTATGGAATGGCTGTTCCTTTGGTGGGAAACGCAGCTTCTGTCCTGCCCTGGCGTCTCAGCTGGCTGGGCTGCGGCCTCGCCACGGAGAGCAGAGGTTGGATAGCAAGGGCCATCAGATACCAGTGTCAGGAAACAGCGAGACCCCCAGTTTCTCCTTTTGCCACGTAGTGGAAGGAAAATAGGGATTGTACGTTCTCCACCTTGGATTGTTGGTGTTGGTATTTGTGTCTATCAGGAATAGATAGGTGTCATGTCAGAGGAAAGTGAAGGGCACGAGGAGCACCCTGCAGGTCGTAGCTGAGCAAGGGTCAAGTattttccttccactttgctaATTGGACTGTACCTTGAGAACGCGCCATTGCCAGGGGGTACAGAATCAAGTGGGACTGATCAGGAGGTTATCTGACTCCTGGGTTAAGTCCTCTGCAGCTTCACCCCCTCTTGAAAGCTTTGGGGGTGGTTTGCTGCCAGCACAAGGTGTTCTTGCAGCGTGTCCCGGTgggttgggggagaggggggaccTCAGGGCCGGGGTTCTCATGCTCTGGGCAAGGCAGGGTACAGCGGTGAGAGCTCCCAGATGCAGACGGGCTGGTGCCTGTCAGAGGGTATGGAGTCAGAGCTGGTTCTTTGTGGGTCTGAGACTGTCCACCTGCCTCAGCTCTCCCACACATTTCCCTTGTGCCAGCTGATCCAGCTCTACTTGCGGTCTTCTCCTCTCACCCCACTTATGCGTGCAGTAGGGTGGTGGTCTGGATGCTCCCATGGCCTTCTCCAGCTATTTGTCACCCAGCCACCCAGTCCCACTGCTGCAGCAGGCATTACCCCTAGCTAGATGTGGCAGATGTATCGCCCCCAGCCATTCCCACTCATTTTCTGAGGCAGGGAGTGgaaggtgctgcagctgaagaaaatgggTGTTGAATGCTCACCCTGCTTCCCAGGGCCAGCGCTGGGGTGAGGGGtggtttgcccagagaagctgtggctgccccatccctggtggggttcaaggccaggttggacggggcttggagcaacctgggctggtgggaggtgtccctgctcagggcagggggtggaacctgatgatctttaaggtcccttccaacccaaaccattctatgattctctggctCGGGAAGGAGGACAGTGCTCCCTGGGTCCCGGGTTTGCTGTGCCCCAGCCTGTGTTTGGGATTTCATCTGTGGGGATTTCAGCTGTGATGACTCTTTTTCTCCTTGTCCCCAGAGTGCAGAACAAGAGATCTTCGAGAGGTTAGTACCTGGCTGCTCCTGGGCCTTTCCCTCGCCACCGCTCCGTGCTTGCCTGCACCCCCTGTGGCTCCCATTTGCTATTGCTCCGGCGGCAGGTGAcaccccctctctcctccctcgcACTGCTTTTGTTGAGGACAAGGACAGAGCACAGAGATGCCAACATGGCGTCTCCTCTCTGCTTCACGTGCTGCGCTGCAGCTCAAGACAGAGCATCCCGGCACGTAGAAATGCTCCATGTGTGATGTCTCCCTGGAGGCATTGCGGGATGTGCTGGTCCTTGCTCGGGGGAGACCTTCTCCAGCTCCTTAGTAACTCCACAGGGCTCTCTGGGGGATGGAGCTAGCCTGTCCCAGGCTGTTGGCAGGAGGTAGGATTGTCCACCTTGGAAGCTGGTGTGCTCTGTGCCTGGGGGCTGTGCGGGGGTCTGCTGGCACAGCATCACCTGGAGGAGCAGCGTGCCCAAGCCCTCATGCCAAGCCCAAGCTCCGCACTTGCTGCCTCCTTCCCGGCTTGCAGGGAGGGGAGAACCAAGTGTGGGTGTCAGCGTTTCCGTCGGTCATGATCAGTAACGCTGGGCTGCCCTTCCTTGAGAAGGTGTCTTGGTGGCTGCGTTTTGACAGGCGTTTGTTTCCgtggctgctgcaggggtgcTGGCTGGACTCGGCTGCCCAGGGGACTTTTCAGGAGTATTTTTGCCTGGACCCTGCCTGTAGAGAGTAAGAAATCGGCCGCTGCACATCACCTGCTGCCAGTGCCTTTACTTACAGCCATGAGTTCACGTGTACTGCAGGCCACAGGAACCCAGCAGACCCTTAGTCTCCTTGCCGTGCTGTATGAAACCCCAAGTCCCAGCTTGCTCTGCTCTCGTATCGCCCTTTGCTCTGGCACCCAGGGTTTGTCGATAAAGAGGGAAATCTGATTCTCTCACTGCACCCTGTTCATTGTACTCCTCTTGTACCTCGACAGCCGCTCTCAGACGCCTTTAATCTGTGTTTGCTGAGCGAGAAGCCTGTTCACTCAGGCTGCTGGGATTTCAGAAGGGACTGTAATCTAAGCCAACCGAAAGTATCGCTTGGGAGGAGGGCGGAGAGTTTGTCCAGAAACCCCTGGTGCAGTTTCGTTGCAACAAGTTTCTCTTGCAACTGCCCCAGCTCATATTTCTTTCCTACTTCCTAGTCATCTTAAATGCTTCCCAGCACTGGTCAATAAGTCattgtattttgaaataactcttgttttcctttgctagGACAGAGGTGGCAGAGGGAATCTTAGAGCCACAGGAGTCCTCGAAGTTAAACTTTAATCAGACCTGCGTTCAGAGTCCGCTGCTGCATCGACTGTGGGCCTCTGCTGTTCTCTGCTGCGTCGCAGGTTGGTGTCTCGCTCAGGTCCCATGCTCTCTGGGAATTCCTGCATGCTCGTTCATGTTGTGCCCAAGAAACATCCTGGTGCTGGGTGGAAACATCCTGATGCTGTgtcctgcccaggacaggggcgtcctgccctcctctgctgtcccagcccctgctACTTGCTTAGAGCCCATAGCcggggggcagcagcagctgtAGGAGGTTTGGGAGTGGGACAGAGACTTGAAGCAGCTGGTTGTGGCTAAGAGGAGAATAGAGGTTTGAAAAGACTGTGTCTTTCATCAGCTCTGTTGATTAACCTCACTGAGTTTCCTGGGTCACGTCGCTGGCACTTTCCTGACAGATGCTGCCATAGGAATCTGTCACGGAAATTCCTCTTTACTGCGTTTACCTTTGGCCTGCTGGTGATTTTTTGGTGAACTCACCCACGTGGCGTCTGTGAGATGCTCTGATGTGTGGAATGAGAAGTGAGTAAACGCAGGAGCTTTCTGATCATAAGCTGAAATTGTGGCTGTGCACGAGCTGGTGGTTTGTGGAGACGTTTGTGATCTGGTTCAGCTCTTGCTGTACGGCGAGGTTCCATCGGAGGCGTTTGTCAGGCCAGTGACGTGCTGTGGGTATGGTTTTGCCAGGTTGGTGCCAGCTCTGTTGAGCAGGGAGAGATGTTGTTCTTCCGGCTGTGATCCGCTTGAATAGCTGATtgtgaaatgtttgcttttactCTTGCTTCCAGGCCATCATTAGAGcgtttcaaatgcattttttttgttcctcaaaGGTGGCAACATCCTTCACAATTTGAAAACGTTTGTCCTGTGTGCCACCTCGTGAACAATACCTGGGGTCACCTTCCCAAAGCTCTTGGGTTAACCTTTGATTTTTGCTCATCTCACTCTTGATGCTAATGAGCGAGTTCAGTTTTTCCCTGTTTCCAGGTCCCTCCCCAAGGGATGCGCTTCTGGATTTTATTCCTCTTGTTTTTTCCAGCATTAGCTTGAGAATCTGTGCGCACTGGACAATACCGTCATTTGCTTCTTCTACTGCAAATTCTAGTGTTGCTCTCCCTTTGTGATTCGTTTCCCTCTGTGTTGAGTCTTTGCATGCTGGCAGCCATGCAGACTCCGGCAGTTGTACCTTGGCAAAGTTGAGCAGGTTCTCAGCTGACGTTCAGAGCTGTCAAGTCACACGGGAAGCCTTTCCCTCATTCTCTTTGTTGTGGCGTGGTTTTCTTATGGATTCCTTTCCCAATAGCATCCTTGTCCAATGTAATGACTCTCCGGCATTCGATCCTAGTAGTGGGTCTGTTGGTGCTATTATTAGACTctggtttgtgggtttggggtgtttttgtggtTCCATTTGAATGCCGTTATTGCATGCTGAGGATGCCTGTCATATCCACGCTTATCTCACTAGTCCATAGTCCACCCAGGACCTAGCCTTAGTGATTTAATATTAACTGCAGTGGTCCTAACTTCCATTAAGACACAGGAATGTTATGTTTCACTTGGTGGTCCCTCCTCCCAAAGCCAGTCTTGTTTATTTGCTTGAGAAGAGTAAATTCCTAGCCTCTAAAAAAGGATTCTAGTAAATTCTAGCCCTGTAGCCTCTAAAAAAAACTTGGAAACCAACAGGTAAAAGAGCCTGGGAGTGTATTTCACTCTCAAAAATAAACGGGATTCCTTTGATGTCTGCACTTGGCATCCAGGCTTCTGTATCGCTTATGTTTGGGGTTGGCAGCTTCTTCCTGAAACCAAGAGATGATGTAAATCTCCTGGCACCTTTCTGGGAGGGATCTTGGTTCACGGCCACTCGTGTTAGTCCCGCTGGGGGGCAGGTAAGTGGTGATGCTGACGGGAGACCTGATGGAGGACCCTCTGCAGGGGTGACACGGACTGAAGCTGTCCCAGCTGGCTGAGACCTTGGGCTGCTCCACGGTGACCTTCTGCCCCAGAGACCAGGCTGGGCCTGGATTCCACCTTGGTGCCTAAATCTAGATACAAGGATTTTAATTTCAGGTGTGCGAGTTTGGAAATAGGAACTTGGATTTTTAAAAGTGGTAAAATGTTAACACACGTACTCGACAGAGATGTTAACTGTGTTAACATACGCAGCATCCCTCTTCTCTCTAAAGTGGCGAGGCCACTCCAATGGGTACTGTAcacagagaaaatacatttttggggTGAGATGAATTCCTGGTGGAGTTGTTCATCAGAATATATGGGAGTATCTGAGGGCAGATTTGATCATGACGAAACACTTGTCTGTGCGGGAAAATTTGCTGATCTGAATTACTCTGCTGTTACTCTGgcagcccttcccctccctcagATGCTCCCCTGTAGCCATAATTCCCCAACGAAGCTACACGGGTGTCACTGGGGTGGTATTTCCTCGTGCAGATGATCCCTGTACATGAACAGCAGAATGCAGCCCCGTACCTAGGTTAGATGTGTGTTGCACAATATGAGGTTTAGTGCCTTTCTTCTGTCAGAAGAAGATAAAGTCTCGTACTGCTCCGTTTTCTATGAATTCATAGCAGTGTTTGGCTTCCTGGAAAGTCAACCTACAAACAGGCAGCGTGAGCAAATACAGCCGCGGAGACCTACGGAGGGCACGGCGTGGCGGGCAGGCACGCTGCAGAGCATTTGGCTGCTGCTCGGTAAAATAAATCATCAGATGAATGCGGTTGTCTGCTTCAGATGGAAGGGGATGTTGTCTTCAGCTCCTCTTTCTGCTCGCTGGTGCCCGCAATAGCTTCCACCTAACGTGTGAGCGTGCGCGGCGCTTCCACCTTGTACAAACTGATAATTCAGCCTGTTTGTGTCTCCTGCCCGGGAGCAGCAGGGGGGGTGCAGCACTAGGAATCCCCTCGACTGCTGGTCGGAGGGATGCTGACCTGGGTCCACGTAGGTGCCTGGAGCAGGTCGGGCTCTGGGATGACCCTGTTCAGGCTTAAGCCATAATGGTTTGATTCTCTAAGGGCCTCATCCTGCCATGTGCTGGATGCTGAGCAGAGGCTGGTTGGGAAATACGTGATATGGTGGAAGCCACATGGTGAGAAGCCTCTTGCtggcggcagggctgggagagcaaaTGACTCACCTGCCCCAGCCTTGTTCCTGTGGCGGTTTAAGAACTCAAatgtgagggtgggggaaggcagggcaAGGAGGGGCACCTGCGGGTAGAAACTCACTCTCCCCGTGAGCAGGGGAGTCAGCTGGGCATCAGCTTCTCTTTTATTAGTGAATTTACAGAGCGAGGGGAACACTTGTGTGGTTGTTCAGCACTCACACCCGGTCTGTGGACCTGCTGAGGGTCTGTCACctgctgtgctgggtgctgccagCCATCCAAAGTGGAGCAGACCCTCAGCACAACCATCCTCTGGCCAGCCCAGCTCTCACCCTGGGCTGCAGCTCGCTGGGTTTGTGCTGTGGCACCCGGGCAGCCCCTTAATTCAGGGCAAAACCAAACAGAGTCATGGCCGTGCTCATCTCCAGTGCCTGGTGCCACCTCCAAAAAGCTCCACCTGCTCCAAAAGGGCCCAGGGTGGGTTGATGAGTGACTTGGGCTTTACAGGAGGAAAGGGAtttcccctgcccagccctctccTGTTCTACCTCATTCCGGTATTACCGGCTTTGCAGGTTTTCTGCCAATGGCCCTGCCGTCCTTGCTGGGGAGCAGAAGTCACCTGcagtgggggtgggaagggacggGGCTCAGATTTGGGTCTCTCCCAAAAGCGGAATGAACTGAACCTGCTGAGTTGTGTTTTGTGGGGATTTGGGCCAGGGTCGGAGTAAAACGATCTTCTCTGACTCTGCAGGACTTCTAGTGGAAGGCTGGAGAGGTGAAATCTGGGCTTTGAGGaatctctgccttgttctggCCCTGGCTTGAaaggggaggctgtggggagctCGAGCCACCGACACCGTGCCACCCCGGGGGAGCAGACTGTGTCTCCGATGGCTGTGACCTTGTTGAGCGGTTCAGACAGGGGCCACCGGCCACTGCTCACTGTGTGGCTTCTCTTGCAGGCTCACAGGAAATTCACATTGATGAGAAAACCATCAGCCCCCACCTCAGCCTGTCAGAAGACAAGAAGACCCTCACATTCAGCCCCAAGAAAGCGAAGGTGGACTTGGACTGCCCCGAGCGGTTTGACCACTGGCCCAATGCTTTGGCTACTGAGGCTTTCCACTCGGGAGTCTGTGCGTGGAAGGTCAGCGTGGAGAAGAGCTGTGCCTACAAGCTGGGGGTTTGCTACAGCTCCCTGCCGCGGAGGGGCTCTGGCACCGAAGTTCGCCTGGGCTTCAATGCTGCCTCCTGGGTCTTCTCGCGCTACGACAAGGAGTTCAGGTTCCTGCACGCCGGCCAGCCGCAGGCGGTGGAGCTGATCCGCTCTCCGGCCGAGATCGGGGTGCTGGTTGACTTTGCGGGAGGAGAGGTGCTCTTCTACGACCCCGATTCCTGCACCATCCTCTTCTCCCACCGGGAGACCTTCATGGAGCCCCTCTATCCTGTCTTTGCTGTGGCACACCAGAGCATCTCGCTGGTCCAGTGAGCCAAGCATTGCACTTGCTGCGGGGTGAACATACAATTGTATATGCAGTGACTGTATATACGCTATACATGGGGGAAAGGAGCCCAGACAGGGCTGCTGGCTTGTGTACAGTGGTGTTTAGACAAGACCTGCCTTCAAACTACGTCTGTTCTTCACGTGTTTTATGGCAGCTTTCCTCTCCCCCTGTGTTGGCCGTGCTGGGGCGAGTGCTCAGGATAACGCCTGGCTCTGCCAGCCACTTTTGGGTCAATCACTGAATTCCTCTCTGACCaagggcagctttccagcctgaCGGTGGGCTTTAGAAATACTAAAAGATGTGTTTGGAGGAGCTACATGGAAGGGAACGTcactgggacacagctggagACATGCTTTTGGGAGGAGccaccccatgccagagcagggacacGGTGGGGGGCTGTCACCCCTGGGGAACCCAcgtggggctgtggggcccaTGGAGGAGCAGAGGAGTAAGAaacaaggagcagcagagaggaacccAACCTGAGCTGCTCCTCGCTGCCGAAGGGAGCGTGACATGGCAGAGACATGGAGAGcaggcgggggggaaggaggggtgttGGACTGCAACTGAagcagggagaagggcaggagaggtgttttcttaactctttaaaatttctctttatttctcaaTACTCAAATCAGTAATGCAAAGTTTAT
The genomic region above belongs to Rissa tridactyla isolate bRisTri1 chromosome 14, bRisTri1.patW.cur.20221130, whole genome shotgun sequence and contains:
- the BSPRY gene encoding B box and SPRY domain-containing protein — its product is MAQRGGGPLAERAAELRNKIVDRCERLQLQSAAITRHVDQVLPAKDQAVLNTANAARELVIQRLIFVGNACKNEEQRLLEEVHAEDERAHQSILTQQVHWTEALQKLAALRTYLVDMITNLDDEGLVSAEQEIFERTEVAEGILEPQESSKLNFNQTCVQSPLLHRLWASAVLCCVAGSQEIHIDEKTISPHLSLSEDKKTLTFSPKKAKVDLDCPERFDHWPNALATEAFHSGVCAWKVSVEKSCAYKLGVCYSSLPRRGSGTEVRLGFNAASWVFSRYDKEFRFLHAGQPQAVELIRSPAEIGVLVDFAGGEVLFYDPDSCTILFSHRETFMEPLYPVFAVAHQSISLVQ